Proteins encoded by one window of Homoserinimonas aerilata:
- a CDS encoding 3-hydroxyacyl-CoA dehydrogenase NAD-binding domain-containing protein yields MTTRFDDLKAMSGDEVVTHSLVSDIPLAGGRVLALVTLDNGRDHTRPNTFGALGLLEFAETIDGLHKRAASGEIHAVAVTGKQYILAAGADLSKVGEIPSRDAARQLAQLGHHALGKLHGLGVPTFAFINGLALGGGLEVALHADYRTIDLAGAGVALPEVFLGIIPGWGGAWLLPNLIGIENALKVVIENPLKNNTMLKPKQAFDMGIADAAFGPANFLEESIRWADGVISGSTKVKRSNEPGKIERAVKWDIAIGIAEKMLKSRIGSIAKSPYAALELLKAAKNTDRETGFAAEDEKLSELIAGDQFVASIYAFNLVQKRAKKPAGAPDKTLAKPITKIGVIGAGLMAQQFALLFVRRLKVPVVITDISQEQIDKGIGYIHGEIDKLLEKGRVSSDDANRLKALVTGTTDKSQFSDADWVIEAIFEQLEAKQDVFAEIEQHVSETAVLATNTSSLSVAQIGAKLAHPERLVGFHFFNPVAVMPLIEVVRTPHTNDETLSTAMVTAGKLFKTAVITADTPGFVVNRILAKLLGEAMHAVDTGTPFEVVNHALDPFGLPMTAFELLELVGLKVGAHVLDTHHAAFPERFFESANLHRLAEHGRIFDRDGKGKIKGFDKKAVEIVAGGSSPMTAEQILRRVEDGLADEIKRMLDDGVVSAAEDIDLCLILGAGWPFQMGGATPYLDRVGASERVFGSTFHSPAIRGVDEQRG; encoded by the coding sequence ATGACGACCCGATTTGATGACTTGAAGGCCATGTCCGGCGACGAGGTTGTCACACATTCCCTCGTGAGCGACATCCCGCTCGCCGGCGGCAGAGTCCTCGCGCTCGTGACACTCGACAACGGTCGGGATCACACCAGACCGAACACGTTCGGCGCACTCGGCCTCCTGGAGTTCGCCGAGACCATTGATGGGCTTCACAAGCGAGCGGCGAGCGGCGAGATCCACGCCGTGGCCGTCACCGGAAAGCAGTACATCCTCGCGGCGGGTGCCGATCTCAGCAAGGTCGGCGAGATCCCGAGCAGGGATGCGGCGCGCCAGCTGGCACAACTCGGACATCACGCACTCGGCAAGCTTCACGGCCTCGGCGTTCCGACGTTCGCGTTCATCAACGGGCTCGCCCTCGGCGGCGGCCTTGAGGTCGCCCTGCACGCCGACTACCGCACTATCGACCTTGCCGGAGCGGGCGTTGCGCTGCCCGAGGTGTTCCTTGGAATCATCCCCGGGTGGGGCGGCGCTTGGCTTCTGCCGAACCTCATCGGTATCGAGAACGCACTCAAGGTCGTCATCGAGAACCCCCTCAAGAACAACACCATGCTGAAGCCGAAGCAGGCCTTCGACATGGGTATCGCGGATGCCGCATTCGGCCCCGCAAACTTCTTGGAGGAGTCGATCCGCTGGGCCGACGGCGTCATCTCCGGTTCCACCAAGGTCAAGCGGTCCAACGAACCGGGCAAGATCGAGCGCGCCGTCAAATGGGACATCGCGATCGGTATCGCCGAGAAGATGCTGAAGAGCCGCATCGGTTCGATCGCGAAGTCTCCCTACGCAGCCCTGGAGCTGCTCAAGGCCGCGAAGAACACCGACCGTGAGACCGGATTCGCCGCAGAGGACGAGAAGCTCTCCGAGTTGATCGCCGGCGACCAGTTCGTCGCGAGCATCTACGCCTTCAACCTTGTGCAGAAGCGCGCCAAGAAGCCCGCAGGTGCCCCTGACAAGACGCTGGCGAAGCCGATCACGAAGATCGGCGTCATCGGGGCTGGCCTCATGGCACAGCAGTTCGCGCTGCTGTTCGTGCGACGACTCAAGGTCCCCGTCGTGATCACCGACATCTCACAGGAGCAGATCGACAAGGGCATCGGGTACATCCACGGTGAGATCGACAAGCTACTGGAGAAGGGTCGTGTGTCATCCGACGACGCGAACCGCCTCAAGGCCCTCGTCACCGGAACCACCGACAAGTCACAGTTCTCAGATGCAGACTGGGTGATCGAGGCGATCTTCGAACAACTCGAAGCCAAGCAGGATGTGTTCGCCGAGATCGAGCAGCACGTCTCCGAGACCGCAGTTCTGGCTACGAACACCTCCTCGCTCTCGGTGGCACAGATCGGTGCGAAGCTCGCTCACCCGGAACGCCTCGTCGGCTTCCACTTCTTCAACCCGGTGGCGGTCATGCCACTGATCGAGGTCGTCAGGACGCCGCACACCAACGACGAGACGCTGAGCACGGCCATGGTCACCGCGGGCAAGCTGTTCAAGACCGCAGTGATCACCGCTGACACCCCGGGGTTCGTCGTCAACCGCATCCTGGCGAAGCTTCTCGGCGAGGCCATGCATGCGGTGGACACGGGAACCCCGTTCGAGGTCGTCAACCACGCACTCGACCCCTTCGGCCTGCCGATGACAGCCTTCGAGCTCCTTGAGCTCGTGGGTCTCAAGGTCGGTGCGCACGTGCTCGACACTCACCATGCGGCGTTCCCTGAGCGCTTCTTCGAGAGTGCGAACCTGCACCGGCTCGCCGAGCACGGCCGCATCTTCGATCGTGACGGCAAGGGCAAGATCAAGGGCTTCGACAAGAAGGCTGTCGAGATCGTCGCAGGTGGCAGCTCCCCCATGACGGCAGAGCAGATTCTTCGTCGGGTCGAGGATGGCCTTGCCGACGAGATCAAGCGGATGCTCGACGACGGCGTGGTCTCTGCCGCAGAAGACATCGATCTGTGCCTCATTCTGGGTGCCGGCTGGCCGTTCCAGATGGGCGGGGCGACCCCCTATCTGGACCGTGTGGGAGCATCCGAACGCGTGTTCGGCAGCACATTCCACTCACCGGCCATCCGCGGAGTGGACGAGCAGCGCGGCTGA
- a CDS encoding thiolase family protein has translation MAERQEVVFVDGVRTPFGRAGEKGMYWNTRADDLVVKAMIGLLERNPSVPKDRIDEVAIAATTQSGDQGLTLGRSAAILAGLPQSVPGFAIDRMCAGAMTSVTALAGGIAFGAYDLAIAGGVEHMGHHPMGSGVDPNPRFVAEKLVNAEALNMGNTAEKIHDRFPALTKERADRFALASQQKVAAAYAANKIQPDLVPVAIKTANGWGLATRDEAPRPETTMEGLAGLKTPFRPHGRVTAGNSSGLNDGATVSLLASADAAKELGLAPKMRLVSFAFAGVEPEIMGIGPIPSTEKALKKAGLSIDDIGLFELNEAFAVQVLSLLDHFGIDDEDPRVNMWGGAIAIGHPLASSGVRLMLQLARQFEEHPEVRYGLTAMCVGLGQGGSVIWENPHYAGKGK, from the coding sequence GTGGCCGAAAGACAAGAAGTCGTATTCGTGGACGGGGTTCGCACCCCGTTCGGTCGAGCCGGCGAAAAGGGAATGTACTGGAACACCCGTGCAGACGATCTCGTCGTCAAAGCCATGATCGGCCTGCTCGAGCGTAATCCGAGCGTCCCCAAGGATCGCATTGACGAGGTCGCCATCGCCGCGACCACGCAATCCGGAGATCAGGGCCTCACCCTCGGACGGAGCGCCGCCATCCTCGCCGGACTCCCCCAGTCTGTTCCGGGCTTCGCCATCGACCGGATGTGCGCGGGCGCGATGACCTCGGTCACGGCCCTTGCCGGCGGAATCGCCTTTGGCGCCTACGATCTGGCCATCGCCGGCGGTGTGGAACACATGGGGCACCATCCGATGGGCTCGGGCGTCGACCCGAACCCGCGATTCGTCGCGGAGAAGCTCGTCAACGCCGAGGCGCTCAACATGGGGAACACCGCGGAGAAGATTCACGATCGCTTCCCCGCCCTCACCAAGGAGCGTGCCGACCGTTTCGCCCTGGCGAGCCAGCAGAAGGTCGCAGCAGCCTACGCAGCGAACAAGATTCAGCCCGACCTCGTGCCTGTCGCCATCAAGACGGCGAACGGATGGGGGTTGGCGACCCGCGATGAGGCGCCACGACCCGAGACCACCATGGAGGGACTCGCTGGTCTGAAGACGCCTTTCCGCCCTCACGGCCGGGTCACGGCCGGCAACTCCTCCGGGCTCAACGACGGAGCGACCGTGAGCCTTCTGGCCAGCGCCGACGCGGCGAAGGAGCTCGGGCTTGCGCCCAAGATGCGGCTCGTCAGCTTCGCCTTCGCCGGCGTGGAGCCCGAGATCATGGGCATCGGCCCCATCCCGTCGACCGAGAAGGCACTGAAGAAGGCCGGGCTGAGCATCGACGACATCGGCCTCTTCGAACTGAACGAGGCCTTCGCCGTGCAGGTTCTCTCCCTGCTCGATCACTTCGGCATCGACGACGAGGACCCGAGGGTCAACATGTGGGGCGGTGCGATCGCGATCGGGCATCCTCTCGCATCCTCAGGCGTTCGCCTGATGCTTCAGCTCGCCCGCCAGTTCGAGGAACATCCCGAGGTCCGCTACGGCCTCACCGCCATGTGCGTCGGTCTCGGGCAGGGCGGTTCGGTTATCTGGGAGAACCCCCACTACGCAGGGAAGGGCAAGTAG
- a CDS encoding HRDC domain-containing protein, with translation MNSSPQADTQPHHVIATREEYLDAVARIASGTGPIAVDAERASGYRFSQRAYLIQLFRRDAGTFLFDPPAVGSFSELNDAISGEEWIFHAASQDLDCLREVGLDPTRIFDTELGARLAGLPRVGLGTVVESLLGIHLAKEHSAADWSTRPLPESWLVYAALDVELLVDLREAVGRLLDDAGKGAIAEQEFANVLTQEHRPSSRGEGWRRLSGAHSIRGGRNLAVAKELWEARDRYAREIDTAPGRLVPDAALVAAAKAMPSSKAELAALKEFTGRASRSELGRWWEAIEAGRAAEQFPTLRGNGDSLPPPRSWSDRNPEADLRLKAAKSAMAEASEEMAIPVENLLTPEALRRISWSPPQPAGASEIGAALLALGARPWQIDVTAQIIERAFVEASQDNENDEESAS, from the coding sequence GTGAACAGTAGCCCGCAGGCGGATACGCAGCCGCATCACGTCATCGCCACCCGCGAGGAGTATCTCGACGCCGTCGCGCGCATCGCCTCGGGAACAGGGCCCATCGCCGTCGACGCGGAACGGGCATCCGGCTATCGATTCTCGCAACGGGCGTACCTGATCCAGCTCTTCCGGCGCGATGCCGGAACGTTCCTCTTCGATCCTCCCGCCGTCGGCTCATTCTCCGAACTGAATGACGCGATCTCCGGCGAGGAATGGATCTTCCACGCCGCAAGTCAGGATCTCGACTGCCTGCGCGAGGTCGGCCTCGACCCGACGCGTATCTTCGACACCGAGCTCGGCGCCCGTCTTGCGGGCCTACCCCGGGTAGGGCTGGGCACCGTTGTGGAGTCGCTCCTCGGCATCCACCTGGCCAAGGAGCATTCGGCGGCTGACTGGTCAACCCGCCCCCTCCCGGAGTCGTGGCTCGTCTATGCGGCGCTCGACGTTGAACTGCTCGTCGACCTGCGCGAAGCGGTCGGGAGGCTCCTCGACGACGCGGGCAAGGGCGCCATTGCGGAGCAGGAATTCGCCAATGTGCTCACTCAGGAGCATCGCCCCAGCTCTCGAGGGGAGGGCTGGCGCCGTCTCTCAGGCGCGCACTCCATCAGGGGCGGCCGCAACCTCGCCGTCGCCAAGGAACTCTGGGAGGCGCGCGACCGCTATGCCCGCGAGATCGACACCGCGCCCGGGCGGCTCGTGCCGGATGCAGCCCTGGTCGCCGCGGCCAAGGCCATGCCGTCATCCAAGGCCGAGCTTGCGGCGCTCAAAGAATTCACGGGCCGAGCAAGCAGATCTGAGCTCGGTCGCTGGTGGGAGGCCATCGAGGCAGGCCGTGCCGCAGAGCAGTTCCCCACCCTGCGCGGAAACGGTGACTCGCTCCCCCCGCCGAGATCGTGGTCGGATCGCAACCCTGAGGCAGATCTTCGCCTGAAGGCAGCGAAATCGGCCATGGCCGAGGCATCCGAGGAGATGGCGATCCCGGTCGAGAACCTGCTGACACCAGAAGCGCTGCGGCGTATCTCATGGTCACCGCCTCAGCCGGCCGGTGCCAGCGAGATCGGCGCGGCCCTTCTCGCGCTCGGTGCACGCCCGTGGCAGATTGACGTTACTGCACAGATAATCGAGCGCGCCTTTGTGGAGGCCAGCCAAGACAACGAGAACGATGAGGAATCGGCTTCGTAG
- a CDS encoding DUF3000 domain-containing protein, whose protein sequence is MPETVTAPSAPASFVEAVEAIRRAAHRSELTVTEIPAPSNLAPFAFALSADVTPARHGADSELGTGRFVLLHDPAMPEAWSGEFRVVCFVQAPLETDIGIDPFLADVAWSWLVDALAARGARYEHASGTATKVLSSGYGELADHGDGAQIELRASWTPQDSDVTAHVEGWGELLCMLAGLPPAIEGVTSLTARRAAREQ, encoded by the coding sequence GTGCCCGAAACAGTTACAGCTCCCTCGGCTCCGGCCTCCTTCGTCGAGGCGGTCGAGGCGATCAGGCGCGCCGCCCACCGTTCGGAGTTGACGGTCACCGAGATCCCCGCGCCCTCCAATCTTGCGCCCTTCGCCTTCGCCCTCTCCGCAGATGTGACCCCGGCCCGGCACGGTGCCGATTCAGAACTCGGCACCGGCCGCTTCGTCCTCCTGCATGACCCCGCCATGCCTGAAGCCTGGTCTGGCGAGTTCAGGGTCGTCTGCTTCGTGCAGGCGCCCCTTGAGACCGACATCGGCATCGATCCATTCCTCGCGGATGTCGCCTGGTCGTGGCTCGTCGATGCGCTCGCCGCACGGGGAGCGCGCTACGAACACGCATCCGGCACGGCGACCAAGGTGCTGTCGAGCGGATACGGCGAACTCGCCGATCATGGCGACGGGGCGCAGATCGAGCTCAGGGCATCGTGGACCCCCCAGGATTCGGATGTCACGGCGCACGTAGAAGGATGGGGTGAGCTTCTGTGCATGCTCGCGGGGCTTCCGCCCGCCATAGAAGGCGTCACATCCCTCACGGCACGACGGGCAGCGCGTGAACAGTAG
- a CDS encoding alpha/beta hydrolase, translating to MRDSRRHADIRSRSWHRAGIVAATAAGLAAVGTAVATFAIARYVITPPRRRAQDIRIVHIDEKAGTVTLSESPESLLAGRYGLWFDAERGHARVGDVVSRGRDSVTRRLEGIDKGTPAVGMKCRLSGWYYRSPEPLGVEYSEVFIDTTLGPAPAWLVPAPGGGTGGRWVIQVHGRAVDRRETIRAIPVFHDAGFTSLLISYRNDGVAPPSEDGRYALGDIEWLDVESAMRYAIDHGARDIVLMGWSMGGATVLQAATRSRLSFAVRGIVLDSPVVDWVTALRHQAGTLRIPPLVVRAVLRILSRPWGSVVTGQHAPIDLRRLDFVARAVELELPMLLLHSSGDAFVPDTASRALAAARPDIVTFPAIAGAGHTRIWNYDTDAWNGAISEWLQRLLPPSSL from the coding sequence GTGAGGGATTCACGAAGGCACGCCGACATCCGCAGTCGTTCATGGCACCGTGCGGGAATCGTTGCTGCAACTGCTGCCGGCCTGGCGGCCGTGGGCACGGCCGTCGCCACCTTCGCGATCGCCAGGTACGTCATCACGCCGCCTCGTCGACGTGCCCAAGACATCCGCATCGTCCACATCGATGAGAAGGCCGGAACGGTCACCCTGAGTGAGAGCCCGGAATCGCTTCTGGCGGGCCGCTATGGGCTGTGGTTCGACGCTGAACGCGGGCATGCGCGTGTCGGCGATGTCGTCTCGCGGGGGCGGGACTCTGTGACCCGGCGCCTCGAGGGGATCGACAAGGGCACACCTGCGGTCGGGATGAAGTGCCGCCTCTCCGGCTGGTACTACAGGAGCCCTGAACCTCTCGGAGTCGAGTACTCCGAGGTGTTCATCGACACGACACTTGGCCCGGCACCGGCCTGGCTGGTCCCCGCGCCGGGAGGCGGCACAGGCGGTCGCTGGGTCATCCAGGTGCACGGCCGCGCTGTCGACCGCCGGGAGACGATTCGTGCGATCCCCGTGTTCCATGATGCCGGCTTCACCTCGCTGCTCATCTCCTACAGGAACGACGGGGTGGCGCCGCCGAGCGAAGACGGACGGTACGCCCTCGGCGACATCGAGTGGCTCGATGTCGAATCGGCCATGCGGTACGCGATCGACCACGGCGCGCGCGACATCGTGCTCATGGGCTGGTCGATGGGCGGCGCAACTGTGCTGCAGGCGGCAACCCGGTCAAGGCTCTCCTTCGCAGTGCGAGGAATCGTGCTCGACTCGCCGGTTGTCGACTGGGTCACGGCTCTCCGGCATCAGGCCGGCACGCTCAGGATTCCGCCGCTGGTCGTGCGGGCCGTACTCCGGATCCTGAGCAGGCCGTGGGGCTCCGTCGTCACGGGACAGCACGCTCCGATCGATCTGCGGAGACTCGACTTCGTGGCCCGCGCCGTCGAACTGGAGCTGCCGATGCTGCTTCTGCACAGCTCTGGTGATGCCTTCGTCCCCGACACGGCATCCCGTGCCCTCGCCGCGGCCCGGCCCGATATCGTGACGTTCCCGGCGATCGCCGGCGCCGGCCACACCCGAATCTGGAACTACGACACCGACGCCTGGAACGGGGCGATCAGCGAGTGGCTTCAGCGCCTGCTTCCGCCATCTTCTCTCTGA
- a CDS encoding SufE family protein, whose product MTTVETPAALEEIRAEFLALDPNDRLTLLLEFSAELPELPPRYAEHPDLLEQVIECQSPVFMFVELDEHGIVHLHVTAPRESPTTRGFASILAQGLEGLSAEQVLAVPDDYPNTIGLAKLISPLRLRGMSALLGRTKRQIREKMAEAGAEATR is encoded by the coding sequence GTGACGACCGTCGAGACACCTGCAGCGCTGGAGGAGATCCGCGCCGAGTTCCTTGCCCTCGATCCGAATGACCGGCTCACCCTCCTGCTCGAGTTCTCTGCGGAACTCCCCGAGCTCCCGCCCCGCTATGCGGAGCATCCGGATCTCCTCGAGCAGGTCATCGAATGCCAGTCACCCGTGTTCATGTTCGTCGAGCTGGATGAGCACGGTATCGTGCATCTCCATGTGACGGCCCCGCGCGAGTCTCCGACGACCCGCGGCTTCGCCTCGATCCTCGCGCAGGGTCTGGAGGGGTTGAGCGCCGAGCAGGTGCTGGCGGTCCCCGACGACTATCCGAACACGATCGGACTCGCGAAGCTCATCAGCCCGCTGCGACTGCGCGGCATGAGCGCGCTGCTCGGACGCACCAAGCGCCAGATCAGAGAGAAGATGGCGGAAGCAGGCGCTGAAGCCACTCGCTGA
- a CDS encoding sulfurtransferase gives MAVQADADPKFTDYAHPERLVSTEWLQGQLGSPGLVVVESDEDVLLYEIGHIPGAVKIDWHTDLNDPVERDYIDGEAFAALLGSKGISRDTTVVVYGDKSNWWAAYALWVFTLFGHEDVRLLDGGRAKWEAEGREMTAAPAQPVPVAYPVVERDDTAIRAFKEDVLSHFGRPLIDVRSPEEFSGERTTAPAYPEEGALRAGHIPTAQNVPWGRAAEGDGTFRPRSELDALYRDEAGIGDEDDVIAYCRIGERSAHTWFVLTHLLGLDRVRNYDGSWTEWGSAVRVPIVTGSEPGELRRH, from the coding sequence ATGGCAGTTCAGGCCGACGCCGATCCGAAGTTCACGGACTACGCCCATCCGGAACGCCTTGTCAGCACCGAATGGCTCCAGGGCCAGCTGGGCTCCCCCGGCCTTGTCGTCGTCGAATCGGATGAAGACGTGCTGCTCTACGAGATCGGCCACATCCCCGGAGCCGTCAAGATCGACTGGCACACCGACCTCAACGACCCTGTCGAGCGTGACTACATCGATGGCGAGGCCTTCGCGGCGCTCTTGGGGTCAAAGGGGATATCGCGGGACACGACGGTCGTCGTCTATGGCGACAAGAGCAATTGGTGGGCCGCGTACGCGCTCTGGGTGTTCACCCTGTTCGGCCACGAGGATGTGCGCCTGCTTGACGGCGGACGAGCCAAGTGGGAGGCGGAGGGTCGCGAGATGACCGCAGCACCCGCTCAGCCGGTTCCCGTCGCCTACCCTGTCGTGGAGAGAGACGACACAGCCATCCGTGCCTTCAAGGAGGACGTCCTCAGCCACTTCGGCAGGCCTCTCATCGATGTGCGCTCCCCCGAGGAGTTCTCTGGTGAGCGCACGACGGCTCCCGCCTACCCGGAGGAGGGCGCACTCCGCGCCGGCCACATCCCCACCGCCCAGAATGTTCCATGGGGCAGGGCCGCCGAAGGCGATGGAACCTTCCGCCCGCGGTCCGAACTCGACGCTCTCTACCGAGACGAGGCCGGCATCGGCGACGAAGACGATGTCATCGCCTATTGCCGTATCGGCGAACGATCCGCGCACACCTGGTTCGTTCTGACCCACCTGCTCGGTCTCGACCGGGTGCGCAACTACGACGGCTCATGGACGGAGTGGGGATCGGCGGTACGGGTGCCGATCGTCACGGGAAGCGAACCCGGAGAGCTGCGTCGGCACTGA
- the zapE gene encoding cell division protein ZapE yields MTVQHSPDGSLRATPGSLLDRDTTLGGEQMVAHLVPPRQFLAASLDNYRPDRDYPSQGAAVAAIRNFAANSSSRPSRLFGRRKSSEEAKPGIYLDGGFGVGKTHLLASLWHMAKGRKYFGTFIEYTALVGALGYAETVVALRGATLLCIDEFELDDPGDTRLMSRLLGELVASGTRIAATSNTPPNALGEGRFAAQDFLREIDALASRFTTLRVDGVDFRHRDNSGHAMVIPDEELDELVADVDGPTTMDDFDAVLGLLSRVHPSRYVTLVDELAAIGLRGVHAFTHQTDALRFVAFVDRLYDAQVRVLASGTPLDEIFPDDMLAGGYRKKYLRAVSRLIALTSGQLS; encoded by the coding sequence GTGACAGTTCAGCATTCTCCCGACGGTAGCCTGCGCGCGACCCCGGGAAGTCTCCTCGATCGCGACACCACGCTGGGGGGCGAGCAGATGGTCGCCCATCTGGTGCCACCGCGCCAGTTCCTGGCAGCCTCCCTCGACAACTATCGTCCGGACCGTGACTACCCGTCACAGGGCGCCGCGGTCGCCGCCATCCGCAACTTCGCCGCGAACTCCTCGAGTCGGCCGAGTCGACTGTTCGGCCGCAGAAAGTCCTCGGAGGAGGCCAAGCCCGGCATCTATCTCGACGGTGGCTTCGGCGTCGGTAAGACCCACCTTCTGGCATCGCTGTGGCATATGGCGAAGGGGCGCAAGTACTTCGGCACCTTCATCGAGTACACCGCGCTGGTGGGGGCGCTCGGCTACGCAGAGACGGTCGTCGCCCTGCGGGGGGCGACACTCCTGTGCATCGACGAGTTCGAACTGGACGACCCGGGAGACACGCGACTGATGTCGCGGCTGCTCGGTGAGCTCGTCGCATCCGGAACCCGCATCGCGGCAACGTCCAACACCCCTCCGAACGCCCTCGGCGAAGGGCGCTTCGCCGCGCAGGACTTTCTTCGAGAGATCGACGCGCTCGCCTCCCGTTTCACGACCCTTCGGGTCGACGGGGTCGACTTCAGGCATCGCGACAACTCCGGTCATGCCATGGTCATCCCCGACGAAGAGCTCGACGAGCTGGTGGCCGACGTGGACGGCCCGACCACGATGGACGACTTCGATGCGGTCCTCGGTCTGCTCTCCCGCGTGCATCCCTCACGCTACGTCACGCTCGTGGATGAACTCGCGGCGATCGGATTGCGAGGCGTGCACGCTTTCACCCACCAGACGGATGCGCTCCGATTCGTGGCTTTCGTCGACAGGCTCTACGACGCCCAGGTGCGGGTGCTCGCCAGCGGAACCCCCCTCGACGAGATCTTTCCCGATGACATGCTCGCCGGTGGTTATCGCAAGAAGTATCTGAGGGCGGTCTCCCGGCTCATCGCGCTCACCTCCGGACAGCTCAGCTGA
- a CDS encoding ammonium transporter — MDTGELAWAITATALVLFMTPGVAFFYGGLVKAKSVVSMMMMSFGSLALIGVLWILYGYNMSAVDGVWDFAGNPFANFSLAGADNETLVGAAFGATFAIITVALISGAIADRAKFGSWMIFAGLWATIVYFPVAAWVWGGGWILNLGDTLGLPAVIDYAGGTAVHINAGAAALALALVLGKRVVFQKGAHKPHNVPLVLLGASILWFGWFGFNAGAEFANDLAGVGLIVVNTLGATAAAILGWLVVEKIKDGKATAVGAGSGAVTGLVAITPSCANLEPGWAIVLGILAGAVCALAVELKFKLGFDDSLDVVGIHLVGGLIGTLFLGFFAIDTGLFTGGDFGQLAVQLIAALGVLIYSFVVALVLGFAIEKTLGFRVKNEDEIAGIDTTVHGEEGYALETV, encoded by the coding sequence ATGGACACCGGCGAACTTGCGTGGGCCATTACGGCCACAGCCCTGGTGCTCTTCATGACCCCCGGCGTCGCGTTCTTCTACGGCGGACTGGTCAAGGCGAAGAGCGTGGTCAGCATGATGATGATGAGCTTCGGATCGCTCGCCCTCATCGGCGTGCTGTGGATCCTGTACGGCTACAACATGTCCGCGGTTGACGGCGTGTGGGACTTCGCAGGCAACCCCTTCGCGAACTTCAGCCTCGCCGGCGCCGACAACGAGACGCTCGTCGGGGCCGCCTTCGGCGCGACCTTCGCGATCATCACCGTCGCCCTCATCTCCGGGGCGATCGCAGACCGTGCCAAGTTCGGGTCCTGGATGATCTTCGCCGGCCTCTGGGCGACCATCGTGTACTTCCCGGTCGCGGCCTGGGTCTGGGGTGGTGGTTGGATCCTGAACCTCGGTGACACCCTCGGGCTCCCCGCCGTGATCGACTATGCCGGCGGAACCGCCGTCCACATCAATGCTGGTGCCGCGGCGCTCGCGCTCGCTCTCGTGCTCGGCAAGCGGGTCGTTTTTCAGAAGGGTGCACACAAGCCGCACAACGTGCCGCTCGTGCTGCTCGGGGCATCCATCCTCTGGTTCGGTTGGTTCGGCTTCAATGCGGGAGCCGAGTTCGCCAACGATCTCGCCGGAGTGGGCCTCATCGTCGTGAACACGCTTGGAGCCACAGCTGCCGCAATCCTCGGCTGGCTCGTCGTCGAGAAGATCAAGGACGGCAAGGCCACCGCGGTGGGCGCCGGGTCCGGCGCGGTGACAGGCCTCGTCGCGATCACGCCGTCATGTGCCAACCTCGAGCCGGGCTGGGCGATCGTGCTCGGTATCCTCGCCGGCGCGGTCTGCGCTCTCGCCGTCGAACTGAAGTTCAAGCTCGGCTTCGACGATTCGCTGGACGTCGTCGGCATCCACCTCGTCGGAGGACTCATCGGAACACTCTTCCTCGGGTTCTTCGCCATCGACACCGGTCTCTTCACCGGCGGCGACTTCGGCCAGCTCGCTGTCCAACTCATCGCCGCCCTCGGCGTGCTGATCTACTCCTTCGTGGTGGCACTCGTGCTCGGCTTCGCCATCGAGAAGACTCTCGGTTTCCGGGTCAAGAACGAGGATGAGATCGCAGGCATCGACACGACCGTCCACGGCGAGGAGGGCTACGCGCTCGAGACCGTGTAG